A region of Periplaneta americana isolate PAMFEO1 chromosome 16, P.americana_PAMFEO1_priV1, whole genome shotgun sequence DNA encodes the following proteins:
- the LOC138692023 gene encoding zinc finger protein 235-like isoform X2: MDVIKMEPGSDPMGIHSSGIADVEEKKPLSEEGNLLDLDVTKIKTECIDHGYDVKSEMTFEETAVPIVFPVLKSEPEEEFCELDQVKEVKLEVTAEENEVVTESVAASRNTGIAKFCENIPEEADGKKYDCDICGLSFLDVATLKRHYLVHNCKKQFNCGLCGKCFSRSGDFKKHSRVHSGEKRFCCEVCGKCFSRSNDLKKHSVVHTNERPFSCDVCGKCFSRLEKLQLHSRIHTGEKPYICDVCGKCFSRLNNFKRHSVLHTNARPFSCDVCGKSFSHLRCLESHSRVHTGAKPYRCHVCGKCFSYSSNLKEHSRVHTKERPFSCDVCGKCFSKSFVLKQHSLVHTNERAFSCDVCGKSFLQFAHLQTHSRVHTGAKPFRCDVCGMCFSYSFSLKRHSLVHTNERSFC, from the exons ATGGACGTGATCAAGATGGAACCTGGGTCCGACCCAATGGGTATACATTCAAGTGGTATCGCAGATGTAGAAGAGAAGAAGCCTTTATCTGAG GAAGGAAATTTATTAGATTTGGACGTCacgaaaataaaaactgaatgtaTAGACCACGGATATGACGTGAAATCAGAGATGACATTTGAGGAAACTGCAGTCCCAATTGTCTTTCCGGTGCTGAAGAGTGAACCTGAG GAAGAGTTTTGTGAGTTGGATCAAGTGAAGGAGGTCAAACTGGAAGTAACAGCAGAAGAGAATGAAGTCGTAACTGAGAG tgTTGCAGCTAGCCGTAATACTGGAATTGCAAAATTCTgcgaaaatattcctgaagaggcCGACGGCAAGAAATACGATTGTGACATTTGCGGACTGTCTTTTCTCGACGTTGCAACACTCAAACGCCATTACCTCGTACACAATTGTAAGAAGCAATTCAATTGCGGTCTGTGTGGTAAGTGCTTTTCCCGATCGGGTGATTTCAAAAAGCATTCACGCGTTCACTCTGGCGAGAAACGATTCTGTTGTGAAGTTTGTGGAAAGTGCTTTTCAAGGTCCAACGATCTCAAGAAGCATTCAGTCGTGCACACAAATGAGAggccattcagttgtgacgtgtgCGGAAAGTGTTTTTCCCGCTTGGAAAAACTCCAGTTGCATTCACGCAtacacactggcgagaaaccatACATTTGTGACGTTTGTGGAAAGTGCTTTTCAAGGTTAAACAACTTCAAGAGGCATTCAGTCTTGCACACAAACGCGAggccattcagttgtgatgtgtgtggaaagagTTTTTCGCATTTGAGATGTCTCGAGAGCCATTCACGCGTGCATACAGGCGCGAAACCATACCGTTGTCACGTgtgtgggaagtgcttttcaTACTCCAGCAATCTCAAGGAACATTCACGCGTACACACAAAGGAGAggccattcagttgtgacgtttgtgggaagtgcttttcaaAGTCCTTTGTTCTCAAGCAGCATTCACTCGTGCACACAAACGAGAgggcattcagttgtgatgtgtGTGGCAAGAGTTTTTTGCAATTCGCTCATCTCCAGACACATTCACGCGTGCACACAGGCGCGAAACCATTCAGGTGTGATGTGTGTGGGATGTGCTTTTCATACTCGTTCTCTCTCAAGAGGCATTCACTCGTGCACACAAACGAGAGGTCATTCTGTTGA
- the LOC138692023 gene encoding zinc finger protein 235-like isoform X1, protein MTYTPLPEHHRIYIQVLCIRFIMFTLLGIVVMDVIKMEPGSDPMGIHSSGIADVEEKKPLSEEGNLLDLDVTKIKTECIDHGYDVKSEMTFEETAVPIVFPVLKSEPEEEFCELDQVKEVKLEVTAEENEVVTESVAASRNTGIAKFCENIPEEADGKKYDCDICGLSFLDVATLKRHYLVHNCKKQFNCGLCGKCFSRSGDFKKHSRVHSGEKRFCCEVCGKCFSRSNDLKKHSVVHTNERPFSCDVCGKCFSRLEKLQLHSRIHTGEKPYICDVCGKCFSRLNNFKRHSVLHTNARPFSCDVCGKSFSHLRCLESHSRVHTGAKPYRCHVCGKCFSYSSNLKEHSRVHTKERPFSCDVCGKCFSKSFVLKQHSLVHTNERAFSCDVCGKSFLQFAHLQTHSRVHTGAKPFRCDVCGMCFSYSFSLKRHSLVHTNERSFC, encoded by the exons atgacttatacccctttacccgaacaccacagaatttataTACAGGTATTGTGTATCCGGTTTATAATGTTCACATTACTGGGCATAG TCGTAATGGACGTGATCAAGATGGAACCTGGGTCCGACCCAATGGGTATACATTCAAGTGGTATCGCAGATGTAGAAGAGAAGAAGCCTTTATCTGAG GAAGGAAATTTATTAGATTTGGACGTCacgaaaataaaaactgaatgtaTAGACCACGGATATGACGTGAAATCAGAGATGACATTTGAGGAAACTGCAGTCCCAATTGTCTTTCCGGTGCTGAAGAGTGAACCTGAG GAAGAGTTTTGTGAGTTGGATCAAGTGAAGGAGGTCAAACTGGAAGTAACAGCAGAAGAGAATGAAGTCGTAACTGAGAG tgTTGCAGCTAGCCGTAATACTGGAATTGCAAAATTCTgcgaaaatattcctgaagaggcCGACGGCAAGAAATACGATTGTGACATTTGCGGACTGTCTTTTCTCGACGTTGCAACACTCAAACGCCATTACCTCGTACACAATTGTAAGAAGCAATTCAATTGCGGTCTGTGTGGTAAGTGCTTTTCCCGATCGGGTGATTTCAAAAAGCATTCACGCGTTCACTCTGGCGAGAAACGATTCTGTTGTGAAGTTTGTGGAAAGTGCTTTTCAAGGTCCAACGATCTCAAGAAGCATTCAGTCGTGCACACAAATGAGAggccattcagttgtgacgtgtgCGGAAAGTGTTTTTCCCGCTTGGAAAAACTCCAGTTGCATTCACGCAtacacactggcgagaaaccatACATTTGTGACGTTTGTGGAAAGTGCTTTTCAAGGTTAAACAACTTCAAGAGGCATTCAGTCTTGCACACAAACGCGAggccattcagttgtgatgtgtgtggaaagagTTTTTCGCATTTGAGATGTCTCGAGAGCCATTCACGCGTGCATACAGGCGCGAAACCATACCGTTGTCACGTgtgtgggaagtgcttttcaTACTCCAGCAATCTCAAGGAACATTCACGCGTACACACAAAGGAGAggccattcagttgtgacgtttgtgggaagtgcttttcaaAGTCCTTTGTTCTCAAGCAGCATTCACTCGTGCACACAAACGAGAgggcattcagttgtgatgtgtGTGGCAAGAGTTTTTTGCAATTCGCTCATCTCCAGACACATTCACGCGTGCACACAGGCGCGAAACCATTCAGGTGTGATGTGTGTGGGATGTGCTTTTCATACTCGTTCTCTCTCAAGAGGCATTCACTCGTGCACACAAACGAGAGGTCATTCTGTTGA